From the Drosophila sechellia strain sech25 chromosome X, ASM438219v1, whole genome shotgun sequence genome, the window TCGGGCCAAATCGAACTGAAATGAATTTAAGGTTAGAAGCTAGCTCCATCTATCACTCCGCATTAATATGGCATTTCATTATGAGTTTTACACACTTTTAAGAACATATGACTGTGTAGATATGCACGTTTTATACGCTTCCTGGCCAAAAtcttaattgaaaaatgcataTCAATATGCGATACTGGGCGTTGTTTCCATTTGGAGTCATCCTTTTAATTTCTgctttttgtttcgtttttatttcctCTATCTCAAACCAACTCAATCAGGCAAATCAAAATGTTGCAAAAATGCAGCAAATAAACGGCATATggttgctattgttgttgccgtgTTATCATGGTTTTTTGCGTCGCAATTGTTGTTACTTTTGTTGGCAACGCCTCGACAAGACCACAAACAACTCGTTAGAATTTGCATGTGAAATGCAAtcggccaaaacaaaaagaaagctgaaaaaaagaggaaaatagCCAACGCAAAAAGAGAGGAAAAACGGTGgaaaaatcaaagaaaattTAGCTAAAGATGGGCTCGTGATGGTCGCTTTTATAGGCAGCAGGAAGGGAtaacaaaaaaaccaaaaggaATTTCTCAGCAATAGTGTGTTGTTCTAGTATAAAACTCAAAATATACATTCGTATATTATGCAAGAGGGTTTAGCAACAAATAGATCCGTTTTCTGGTGTCGTGAGTGCTGAGCTCCAGCTCGTGATTCGTCACGCGCTCATCTCTAAGCCAAACAAACATAACACAAAAaggtgaaaacaaaaaagacgAATACGCAGGCACAAACATTTCCGAGCTTTGTTAAGTGGAAAAGGGATGGGCATAAAAGCGAGATAGCGTTAGACTTTTCCGGGGGCAGTGTTTGGCGGATGGTGATGGCGAAAGGGGGCGGTGGGGGGCTGTGCAATAGAAATATGTACGGGGCAATGGAAATTGGGTATTCCTACGGTGAAACAGCAACAAGAGCATTTGGCTATATAGCAGCGGATGGCTATCAATTTGATATATCAATCAGAGTGAGGGCCAAAAGTGAAAAGCACGAGTAAAAATCCAGCCAAGAGGAAGGGAAATTCATTTGGATTGTGTGGGCcgttgccacgcccatttgGTGGGGCCTAAAATTGAAGGGGGCGGCGTGGTTTCGATGTGAAAGGTAATAGCCTGCACATTTAACCAGCGGCAAGATAATAATTAGTTTTAGTTACAAAACATTACTTTTTGAATTGTAAATAATAcgatattatatttaaatacttgTTTTGATGATGCCGCCACTTTGGCATAGAAATACATCATCTACGGATCACAACGATTTGTTTTAAACGGCCATGTTGTCTATTTGAGGAGCATGTCGATATtcaaatatcaaaaatattctTTCCAATACGAGATTGATTTTTATGGCTTGTTTTTCTGGTCTTTATGGCTGCGAGGCTATTAATATATCTGGCTGTATGGTAAATAAGGACTTTGACGTCTTAATAACATCCACAAACAAACAGACGCACACACATATAACCATGGCATCTTAAGTCGATATTTGATatggttttattattttctgccCGTTAATAGCCCTGCGCTCTCCCGACCCCCAAAAACTTGGCCTTGAGCCGGGCTCACATGTGCAAGTGCTCATATGTACTCCTCTCCAtataacatatacatatatatacatctgTATATATACATCTGTGCGTTCCGGTTTTGTCAGTCTGTTTCTAGGATTATCTTGGACACACGCTGGGGCACTCATAAAGGGCGGCGGCCTGCCCACTCTGATTGATTTATGTATTCCCCCACCACCCGCACCCCTTCAAAAAGGTGGTACGGTATAAGAAGAAGAGGAGCGGGGGGCTAAGGGTGGCTCTCGTCACTagctgtttttctttttcctaCTACTTCTTGGCCCTTTTCTTCCCGGCTGGCTCATTTCTCCTTTGACTGTTAATAGCTTTAATGCTGTTTTATGGCATTTCGTGGAGAAGAAAAGGCCACAGTTTAGTGGGCCaaggggatggggatgggcaTGGGGATGGGGGTGAAGTTGTACACATTGGGATCTGGAAGTGGAACCGAAACGCATGCCAGCGCCAAATGTTTTACATGCGTGCCTTTCGAACACTCCAAGAAAATATATGTACGCAAGAATTACGCGTAAAATGACTTACTCAACTGGGCAAGCTGCGTGCATTTGTGCTGGGATGAATGCTCCTCCTGTTACCTGGCCACTTCTCGCAGTGCATCTCGGCCACTTAGTGTGGCAACAATGTTTgcgcataaataaattggaatCGACTGCGGGTGCGGGTCTTGGAGCTGTGCGGTGCTCATAATTCCAGCTTTTATTTGTGGGATTTTGGCATGGCATGTCAGTCATGCATCTCTGCAACCTCCTTACCCATCTCCCTCCGCCTCCGCCTTAGCACTTTTCTCCCCAATGCTCCTCGGAACCCTTGACCATTCCTCACTTTGCACGCTGATTAATGGCTTTCCGTACTCCACAGATGATGCCCGACTTCTGTTGCTGCTAAATACGCCGAATTTCTCACCGAGAAAGCTGAGCAGACCGAAAGTCCGTACGAATTTGATATTGAAACCACAATGTATCCGGCCAGCGGCAGTGGAGGAGGCAGTGCAGCGACCGCTGCTAAGTTCCAGAATCGCTGCGGATCGCCGCAGTTTGCCAGCGACTATCCGCACCCACATCCGCACCAGCATCCGCACCAGACGACATCGGTGGCGGTGCACAGTGCCCCGCCCGGAGTGAGTGGTGGCTCCATAGCCAGCGGTGGGTCCATGTCCATGCGTCACGGCCAGCGGGTGGTGGCCTCAGCCCATCAGCATCCCAGTCAGATGACCCTGAACCACGGCGGCATGGGACACAACCACGGCATGGGCATGGCCATGGGAATGGGTCACAACCATGGACATGCGGCGGCCACCTTGGGCCATCCGCACTCGCATTcgcacaacaacagcagcagcagcagcagccacggaCATGTGGGCTCGCATCTGATCTTCCCCGACGACATGGACAGCATCGAGTTTTGCATGCCAGCGgcgccctcctcctcgtccgCCTCCTCGCAGAACGGTCTCGGGATCGGGGACCAGTTGCTCTTGGGCAGCAGTCACGGCGAGGCGTTCACGGAGCGCCGAAGGAGGGGTCACAGCCGGCGCAGCAATCATAAGATGGACGTGGAACAGCAGGTAAGTCTTGGGGCAACGACGAGGGTTGGTTTCATAGCCCTAATCCATATTGCTTTCTTAAACCAGGTTAAGTGGTCTCGCAAAAACATCGCCGCCACCATGGAACGCTTCGAGCCCACGCCCAACACACAGTCCTCGTCGTCCACTTCATCGCTGGACTATGGATTTGCAGCCGGCGTGATGACGCCCAGTGGCAGCAGTGCTACGGCCTCACATGGCGGTGGCGCCTCCAATCCCTCACTGCACGTGGCCTTCAACGGAGGCGGTGGAGCAGTGGGCGGTGGTTCAGCCTCGACATCAGGAGCTAGTGGTGTCAGCGGCTCgggagcagctgcagcggcggcGCCCTTTAATCATGTCTATTCGTATGCTTACTACGAACCGGGGGCAGCCAAGTGTCACACCAATGTGCCTGCCGCCCAAGGAGCTGGTCCTGGACAGGGTCAGGCCCACCAGGTCCAGTCGAAGAGCCCGCCGCGCAACTCGATACGCGCCCTGCTGGCCAAGAGCTTCCGCTCGAAGAGCAGCACCAACCATGGCGGACAGTCCACATCCAGTTCTCCGAGTGCCGAAGAGCGGGATCGTCACACGTATACCACTCGCTACGGCACCACCGAGAACCTGTACGAGGAGGTCAGCGATCAAAAGATCCGCAAGGTGCTGTCCGACAACCGGATCGCCAGTGGCTCCAGTGCGGGCAATGTGAAGGAGGAGCAGCGCCGCGTGCAGCACAACCACTTTAGGGTGCTCGACGAGCTAAATCTCTCGCTGGAGGCCCTAATAATGCCGCCGACACCGCCGGACGTCAGTCCCAGTCACGCCATGGGCGCCGATGAGCCAAGCACCTCGATGTCCGCTGGTGCAGTAGGTGGATCGGCAGTGTCCAGCGTGGTGGCGGGACCCTCAAAGACCGCCCAAAGACCCCGACGCGGCGGCCTCCTGGGCGGTGCAGCTGGGGCAGGGGGCACCTCGAACTCGAGCTCCGCCTCGCACGCCAGCCTGGAGAACCTATCGAGCACCCTGAACAGCATGGAGCTCAAGGATCACGGCCACAGTAGCTGCATCAATCCGGAGTTCGATGAGGGCGACCTCGACTCCGGCTTcagtggcagcggcagcagcagcggcgccAGCTACAACGAGAGTCTGCGGTACTACAAGtccgccacgcccaccggACCGATGCACCACCATCacaaccaccagcagcaacaggcgaTGCACCACCACAGCCTGAACAACAACACCTTGCCGCACAACCTGCGCAGCTGCCGATCCTCCACAGCCTCGGGCACTTCCACATCGAAGAGCAGCATGGCCAGCTGTGGCGAGGATCAGGGCATTGGCATGACCTTGGCTgtgggcggcggcggcggtggtggcatGATGACGCCCATGCACGAGGGATCTGGCGTTGTGGGCGCCGGTTCCTTGTCCCCCTTCAACTATCCACGCCGCTGCTCGGCGGACCAGCAGCGTGCTACGGGCAGATCGATGGCCTCCGCCGTGGGCGTTGGACCCGGTGTGGGCATGGCCGTCGGCAACATGGGTGGCGGCAGCATGAGcatgagcagcagcagcaacgtgGCCCTGTCCACGGGCGCGAAACCCAAGAAGAACTTCTGGACCATGAAACCGTGATGCTACAAAAAGGCGCTGCGTCACATTTGCAAGAAATGGACTATTGTTATGGTGAGTACAACTGTCATTATTTaactaaatttaatttaaattaaatttaagattgAAAAGTTTACTTCCTTATTACTTTGTATAATAGTTCAAGAGATTATAGAGTTTTTTATCACTCAAGAGTCACTTGACTCACAGAACGTCCATTTTATCCACATCGCCGCCGTGATTGTGATTGTGTTAACCCCTTTCACTAGTTGATTacttttatggccattttGTCATTTAAGATCATCTGGCATGATTATCGCCGTCGCCATCACGATATTCCCACCCCCTCCACACAATCCCAAATCTCAAATCCCACTGCCATAGCTCCCATATCCCGACTGCTTTTGGGCATCAATTTCAACTTTTCAACTTTAATCATAATAAATTTGCGGCCCCGTTTTTCAGCCACGGCCATGGCCATAGCTTATAGCTCCATTTCACAATCAACGAGATACTTCCGCTGGAGAGGAAGCAGATCCGCGcgagatatacatatatgcgcGTAGATGGAGGACGCAGGGGGTCGGCGGGCGGTTGGTTGGGATGTGGAGGACTATCCGCATTCCCAagataataaatttattaactGAGCGGCCCGACATCATCATTATCTGGGAGAAGCGGGCAAAATGTTTTCATCCCTTCGCCGCCGAAATGAATCAATTAAAACTGATTGAACTTCATAGATTTCCTCCCCCaatgtatacatacatatatataatatacacaCATTTGTGTATACTTTTTTGTATCTTGCTCTGACcgaaaaatacgaaaaattCATTTATAACTGAAACTGGGCTAATCCGCATCGCTCATcaattctttcttttttttttttggctgtggGAAGCGCTTCAAAGCGCTGCGGATACTCCGGAGCCACATATGCCCCCATTTTTATACTGGTCACGGGGATTACCCCGAATACGCCGATGATGATGGTTAGCAAAGGGGAATATACTGGATGTTCAGGGGGGACGAAATCCGAACAGGGGAGTGGGGTGCCGAACATTAAGGCGCCTGTTGAAATGTCCGCAGACCTAAAGATGCACCCATACCATTCCATACCACACCATAGCATAGCATCTAACACCCCCTTAaatccgcccactccactttcCCCATTACTCGGTGTGTGAATAATACCATTATTCATTGCATTTTGTTATAAATCTGTCAATTTGCACAATTGTGCGTACAAGCCAACGATTCACTCGAAACAGGAATTGAGACTGAAAACATAATATTGTCtcaaaaattaagaaaaaagtGGTAATACTTCTAAAACTTTAGATAAATGCAGTTTATGcttattttatatttgtgtttccttatcaaaaaaaatagtttattttCAAACTAGGTAATACATTAATGTTGcattattatttccaaaatATTGCCAAGTATTTTTTGTCAATTAAAGTGTGAATATACCATTTTTTCTCTGAGTGTCAGGATGCTTTATGCTTTATGCAATTCGACAGGGTTTGCAAGGGGATGCAATGTGAGTGCGTCGAGGGGTCGAAGGATCGCGGGTTGGGGTGGCGGAAAGTGGAGTGTGGGGAGTGGGAGGGCAACACACTTCAGCCCTCTAGGGCAGGGTCGCACATGTGTGTGGCAGCCCCAGGGTGCACGCTCCTCGCGTTCCTTCCGCTCTTTCTGCGCTTCTCGCATTTCGGCGGCGGCCATAAAAAATCTGTTGCGAAAACTCGGAAATTGCTCCGAAGGCGAAACTATTTTTACTGGGTATTATTAACTGGGTATTATTGGTTGGCAAACAAAGTGGAAGCACGCTGAAGGTGCTCCACAGTGGTCTTTGAAATCACCATTTAGTATTGCATAAGGACGTTTGAGAATTTCGACAGTTGTTACATCTTGAAACTGAGTACAGAATACGGATTATGTATTCTACAGGCTATTGAATGCATAATACTTAATTATTAAGTGGCTTCTCTCCTCGTAGTCATAACGTAATCAAGAACTTATCCAGGGTAGCAAATGCATCGACTCCTTGAGCCGTGCCTCCATTTCCTTCGCTGTGCGATGTTGTTGTtccgctgttgctgttgtccgCGTGTTGATTTATATTCGAAACTGCGCCGAGGCGCAACTAATTTGCCTCGGGTGTTAAGTAGCatgtgaaataaacgcaacgGGAGAAAGCCAAACACTCAGGAGTGCGGTGGGGTAGGGGAGGGGGAGTTGGAGAGAAAACTGGGCGTTGGGTGGTTGGGAAAGCGCTGAAAAGGGAAACTCTCGGCTCGGTTGCATTCAATGCCGTTTGGATGAATGGAAGCATGATAGGCTGCGAACGAGTGTGTGTGAATGGTCCCTTGCCGCTCCATGAATAAGTGACcgagtgcgagtgtgtggaCCATGAGGACCCGGCAATATATGCCATATGAgctatatgtatgtgtacatAGCACTCCTTATTCAATCGCTTCTTATACAGAACATTTATGCGATGAATTTCCGGAGTCATTTGTGAAATCGGCCAAGAATGCGAGCACATTCCCATTCATTCAAAATCTCATTCATTTAGTTTTCCACCATTCAGGCGGAACATAGCATTCACCTTGAATTGGGGTTATTAAAGTCGAGAAACATATACGCAATTCCATATTTTCTGTCCTTAAATATGCATTTATATGCTTACTTATAGTTTCTAGTTTCTTATATTTCCTAAAACATTTCTTTAAGTTATTCCTAAAGCTGTTCGTTTCAAAGCACTTGTGTTGCCTTTCAATACAGATGAGTAATAGTAAGTGAATATGTAGCACCGCTCATTCCAGTTGATTCATCCTATTCATTTATTCAAGACGACTTTGTCGAGGGCATTCGTTTTTTGTGAGCATTTTCTGGGTGCTCCAGACACAAGTTTGGCTACAAGCCCAGACatctcatcatcatcatctgtaTTAGAATTTAACCCTTGACCCTAACCCTCTGAATCCCCAACGCAATCGCCCCtccgttttctttttttttttcgacttTTCTCATACATGTGACCGAAAACTAGTCCTTGGGCAAGTCTATCTGGAAACGATTTGTGCACACTCGATTTgacagtcagtcagtcagttgctttccatttccccccttttattattttactttttttttttttttggttggggGTGAGAGCTCTGTAACCCTTTCCCGCCCCACagccatttcccatttccctttGCACCGAGAATCGTTTAAATGTAGccaacaataataaaacattttaaacttGCGCCGGCTAATAAAGCAAAGAGGGAAGGGAGCGGAAGAGGAGGAAAAAGGGGGAAAGGAGGAAAAGGAACTCGAAATGAAATCAGCGCCACAtcgaaatgggaaaatggggaaaacgTCTGCTTTTCAGCTCTgggcaaatatgaaaatggaTCTCGCCAAGAACGACGACGATTTGGGGATTCCAGTGCCGGACAATGGAGATAAGGATGATATGGAAGGAGCCAAAGGAGCTAAAGGAGCCGATGGAGCCAAAGGAAGGATTGGGGCAGAATGGCACATGTGCTGGGGAAATCGGGCATAAACATTCACTTAGCCATAATAAAAGCCAAGCCGCACACAAAGTACTCAAATGAACAACATTTCTATTTAAACAGGGGTCAGGGGTCATCACTCCGCTCGGGGCCAAGCTGGAAATTTGGAATTTGTCAGAAGTTTGGTTGAATGAAGCCCGGTTCCTGGTTCCTGCTGCCTGGTTACTGGTGCCTGGGTGCCTGGGTGCCTGGGTGCCTGGGTGCCTGGTTGACTTTTCTCCGGCTAGATTGCGCCCGACTGATTAAAAATTGAATGATGAAGGCCCCGGAGACGATGACGCTCACATTGAAATTGTTAAACTTGCCCCCTCCTCAAGTAGGAAAATGTTGCTTGCTGCCAAGGAAAGCCATCATGCCTTATTCTTATGCAACACTTGGAACACGGAAAGAGAAAGCTGAAACTGAAATTAAAATCGAACAGATTCGTTTAGCTGGACAGCCCTAATTATTTGcagttatatttattatttataactGAAATGACACGTTATTTGCTCTTAGCATCTGAACAAATGCAATTATTTGGTCAATTTAAATGCAGCTCTCGGTGGTAGAAACCAttcaaaagtaattaaaacaatgTAGGCTAACAGGCGGTACATATGGCaacaaatttttaatattgGGAAGAAAGCAGGTGCAAATTAAATCGATAGTTTCTAACCGCAAACAATGGCCATTTATTCCATGTTGCTGCCAATACagtgttttcattttaatgtAAATTGCGCTCTGCTCGTAATGCCCCTTCGA encodes:
- the LOC6614935 gene encoding hornerin, with translation MYPASGSGGGSAATAAKFQNRCGSPQFASDYPHPHPHQHPHQTTSVAVHSAPPGVSGGSIASGGSMSMRHGQRVVASAHQHPSQMTLNHGGMGHNHGMGMAMGMGHNHGHAAATLGHPHSHSHNNSSSSSSHGHVGSHLIFPDDMDSIEFCMPAAPSSSSASSQNGLGIGDQLLLGSSHGEAFTERRRRGHSRRSNHKMDVEQQVKWSRKNIAATMERFEPTPNTQSSSSTSSLDYGFAAGVMTPSGSSATASHGGGASNPSLHVAFNGGGGAVGGGSASTSGASGVSGSGAAAAAAPFNHVYSYAYYEPGAAKCHTNVPAAQGAGPGQGQAHQVQSKSPPRNSIRALLAKSFRSKSSTNHGGQSTSSSPSAEERDRHTYTTRYGTTENLYEEVSDQKIRKVLSDNRIASGSSAGNVKEEQRRVQHNHFRVLDELNLSLEALIMPPTPPDVSPSHAMGADEPSTSMSAGAVGGSAVSSVVAGPSKTAQRPRRGGLLGGAAGAGGTSNSSSASHASLENLSSTLNSMELKDHGHSSCINPEFDEGDLDSGFSGSGSSSGASYNESLRYYKSATPTGPMHHHHNHQQQQAMHHHSLNNNTLPHNLRSCRSSTASGTSTSKSSMASCGEDQGIGMTLAVGGGGGGGMMTPMHEGSGVVGAGSLSPFNYPRRCSADQQRATGRSMASAVGVGPGVGMAVGNMGGGSMSMSSSSNVALSTGAKPKKNFWTMKP